In Paramormyrops kingsleyae isolate MSU_618 chromosome 5, PKINGS_0.4, whole genome shotgun sequence, one DNA window encodes the following:
- the LOC111838787 gene encoding serine protease 33-like isoform X2: MVDSDFLVIIHLVMLGFWTCEAQVCGQPPINNRIVGGTNALDGAWPWQVDIQTNVDGHICGGSIISEYWVLSAAHCFTQPITPSIYLLYLGRYYLNGNNQYEQQKSVANVVILNGYTDTDHGKDLALVQLDSPVTWSDYIQPICLPSASTLFPDGMLCYVTGWGNTQEGVSLSGAGILQQVGVPIIDQNSCQAMYQIGTGSPVSILSDMICAGYQQGGKDSCQGDSGGPLVCQVINNTWVQAGVVSFGHGCAQPNRPGIYTKLSSYTDFITSNVPDAQVIGGASHIWVSGTVVLANILASLVAVVLLR; encoded by the exons ATGGTGGATTCGGATTTTCTAGTGATTATACACCTGGTCATGCTAG GTTTTTGGACATGTGAAGCTCAAG TGTGTGGTCAGCCTCCCATAAATAACAGGATTGTTGGAGGAACTAATGCACTGGATGGTGCTTGGCCATGGCAAGTAGATATTCAGACCAACGTAGATGGTCATATTTGTGGAGGTTCCATCATCTCCGAATACTGGGTTTTGTCTGCGGCACATTGCTTCACACA GCCAATAACTCCATCAATTTATCTGCTTTACCTGGGCCGGTACTATCTCAATGGCAATAACCAGTATGAACAGCAAAAGAGTGTGGCTAACGTGGTGATTCTGAATGGATATACAGATACCGATCACGGCAAAGACCTGGCTCTGGTGCAGCTAGATAGCCCAGTCACCTGGTCAGACTACATTCAGCCAATCTGCCTGCCTTCTGCCAGCACCCTGTTCCCTGATGGAATGCTCTGCTATGTCACCGGCTGGGGCAATACTCAGGAGGGTG TTTCCCTTAGTGGTGCGGGGATCCTACAGCAAGTGGGAGTGCCCATCATTGATCAAAATTCCTGCCAAGCAATGTACCAGATTGGGACAGGTAGCCCTGTGTCTATTCTGTCAGACATGATCTGTGCTGGCTATCAACAGGGTGGCAAAGACTCTTGTCAG GGGGATTCAGGCGGACCTCTCGTGTGCCAAGTGATAAATAATACTTGGGTGCAAGCTGGAGTGGTGAGCTTTGGGCATGGTTGTGCCCAGCCCAACCGACCTGGCATCTATACCAAGCTGTCCAGCTACACTGACTTCATCACAAGCAATGTGCCTGATGCCCAGGTGATTGGAGGGGCTTCTCACATTTGGGTGAGCGGAACGGTGGTGCTAGCCAACATTTTGGCCTCCCTGGTTGCTGTGGTGCTGTTGCGTTAA
- the LOC111838787 gene encoding serine protease 33-like isoform X1: MRMVDSDFLVIIHLVMLGFWTCEAQVCGQPPINNRIVGGTNALDGAWPWQVDIQTNVDGHICGGSIISEYWVLSAAHCFTQPITPSIYLLYLGRYYLNGNNQYEQQKSVANVVILNGYTDTDHGKDLALVQLDSPVTWSDYIQPICLPSASTLFPDGMLCYVTGWGNTQEGVSLSGAGILQQVGVPIIDQNSCQAMYQIGTGSPVSILSDMICAGYQQGGKDSCQGDSGGPLVCQVINNTWVQAGVVSFGHGCAQPNRPGIYTKLSSYTDFITSNVPDAQVIGGASHIWVSGTVVLANILASLVAVVLLR, from the exons ATGAG GATGGTGGATTCGGATTTTCTAGTGATTATACACCTGGTCATGCTAG GTTTTTGGACATGTGAAGCTCAAG TGTGTGGTCAGCCTCCCATAAATAACAGGATTGTTGGAGGAACTAATGCACTGGATGGTGCTTGGCCATGGCAAGTAGATATTCAGACCAACGTAGATGGTCATATTTGTGGAGGTTCCATCATCTCCGAATACTGGGTTTTGTCTGCGGCACATTGCTTCACACA GCCAATAACTCCATCAATTTATCTGCTTTACCTGGGCCGGTACTATCTCAATGGCAATAACCAGTATGAACAGCAAAAGAGTGTGGCTAACGTGGTGATTCTGAATGGATATACAGATACCGATCACGGCAAAGACCTGGCTCTGGTGCAGCTAGATAGCCCAGTCACCTGGTCAGACTACATTCAGCCAATCTGCCTGCCTTCTGCCAGCACCCTGTTCCCTGATGGAATGCTCTGCTATGTCACCGGCTGGGGCAATACTCAGGAGGGTG TTTCCCTTAGTGGTGCGGGGATCCTACAGCAAGTGGGAGTGCCCATCATTGATCAAAATTCCTGCCAAGCAATGTACCAGATTGGGACAGGTAGCCCTGTGTCTATTCTGTCAGACATGATCTGTGCTGGCTATCAACAGGGTGGCAAAGACTCTTGTCAG GGGGATTCAGGCGGACCTCTCGTGTGCCAAGTGATAAATAATACTTGGGTGCAAGCTGGAGTGGTGAGCTTTGGGCATGGTTGTGCCCAGCCCAACCGACCTGGCATCTATACCAAGCTGTCCAGCTACACTGACTTCATCACAAGCAATGTGCCTGATGCCCAGGTGATTGGAGGGGCTTCTCACATTTGGGTGAGCGGAACGGTGGTGCTAGCCAACATTTTGGCCTCCCTGGTTGCTGTGGTGCTGTTGCGTTAA
- the kat8 gene encoding histone acetyltransferase KAT8 — protein sequence MAAIAVSMSSDCRTAYGGSGANGSGGSSANNSCGPEDQMDIETKLTRPSSSDRSDFESGTRAPCSSNGSGGEDDEAEAVDRERGAMVLNKQRALEGSGLVGGREQEVSVEIGETYLCQRADKTWHSAEVIQSRLNEQEGREEFYVHYVGFNRRLDEWVGKSRLALTKTVKDAVRKSVEGCSGAELGEQPERKITRNQKRKHDEINHVQKTYAEMDPTTAALEKEHEAITKVKYVDKIQIGNFEIDAWYFSPFPEDYGKQPKLWICEYCLKYMKYEKTFRYHLSQCQWRQPPGKEIYRKSNISVYEVDGRDHKIYCQNLCLLAKLFLDHKTLYFDVEPFVFYILTEVDRNGAHIVGYFSKEKESPDGNNVACILTLPPYQRRGYGKFLIAFSYELSKLENTVGSPEKPLSDLGKLSYRSYWSWVLLEILRDFRGTLSIKDLSQMTSITQSDIISTLQSLNMVKYWKGQHVICVTPKLVEEHLKSAQYKKPPITVDTVCLKWAPPKHKQPKFSKK from the exons ATGGCCGCCATCGCTGTGTCCATGTCATCTGACTGCAGGACGGCCTACGGCGGCAGCGGCGCAAACGGGAGTGGCGGCAGCAGCGCTAACAACAGCTGCGGTCCCGAAGACCAAATGGACATCGAGACGAAGCTGACGAGGCCATCTTCCAGCGACCGCTCGGATTTTGAGTCCGGGACTCGGGCGCCGTGCTCGTCTAACGGTAGTGGTGGGGAGGACGACGAGGCAGAGGCTGTGGACCGGGAGCGGGGAGCCATGGTCTTGAACAAACAGCGCGCCCTGGAGGGGAGCGGCCTGGTCGGCGGCAGGGAGCAGGAAGTCTCCGTGGAGATCGGCGAAACGTATTTGTGTCAGCGGGCTGATAAAACTTGGC ATTCGGCCGAAGTTATCCAGTCCAGGCTAAATGAGCAGGAGGGACGAGAGGAGTTCTATGTCCATTACGTGGGCT TTAACAGAAGGTTGGATGAGTGGGTGGGCAAGTCGCGCCTAGCCCTGACCAAAACCGTGAAAGATGCCGTGAGAAAAAGTGTGGAGGGGTGCAGCGGTGCGGAACTGGGGGAGCAGCCGGAACGGAAGATCACCCGAAACCAGAAACGCAAGCATGATGAGATCAATCACGTCCAAAAG ACATACGCTGAGATGGATCCAACAACAGCTGCCCTTGAGAAAGAGCATGAGGCG ATCACCAAAGTCAAGTATGTGGATAAGATACAGATCGGCAATTTTGAGATTGACGCTTGGTACTTCTCCCCATTCCCTGAGGACTATGGCAAGCAGCCCAAGCTGTGGATATGCGAATACTGTCTCAAATACATGAAATACGAAAAGACCTTCAGATACCACCTG TCTCAGTGTCAGTGGAGACAGCCCCCAGGGAAGGAGATCTACAGAAAAAGCAATATATCTGTTTATGAGGTTGATGGCCGGGACCACAAG ATATACTGTCAGAATTTGTGTCTACTGGCAAAACTCTTCCTGGATCACAAGACCTTGTATTTTGATGTGGAGCCTTTTGTGTTCTATATTTTGACTGAAGTTGACAGGAACGGAGCCCATATTGTGGGCTATTTTTCCAAG GAGAAGGAATCTCCAGATGGAAACAATGTGGCTTGTATCCTCACACTACCACCTTACCAACGCCGAGGATATGGAAAATTTTTAATTGCTTTCA GTTATGAACTTTCTAAGCTGGAAAACACAGTTGGCTCTCCAGAAAAGCCCCTTTCAGACCTTGGGAAGTTGAGTTATCGCAGTTACTGGTCTTGGGTGCTGTTGGAGATCCTCAGAGATTTCCGGGGGACATTGTCCATCAAGGACCTCAG TCAGATGACCAGCATTACGCAGAGTGACATCATCAGTACGCTACAGTCACTAAACATGGTGAAATATTGGAAGGGGCAGCATGTCATATGTGTGACACCGAAACTGGTTGAGGAACACCTCAAGAGTGCCCAGTACAAGAAGCCACCAATTACAG TCGACACAGTTTGTCTAAAATGGGCTCCACCGAAACACAAGCAGCCAAAGTTCTCTAAGAAATAG